The Actinomycetes bacterium genomic sequence GGGTACACCTCGATCTTCGTGTGGTTCTCCTTGGCGCAGCTGAGTACGACGTCGCGGATCTGGCCGACGGGATGGGCGACGGCGAGACGGACGCTGCTGCGGTCGAGTTCGATCGCCGCCTGGGCGAGCATGTCGGTTGCCGTGACGTCGATGAACGGTGCCGTCTCAGCATCCACGACGACGCCGCGGGTGCTCGGCCCCACTGCCGCTCGGATGGTCTCGTGGACGTCGTGCGAGTTGGCGAAGAACAAGCCGGACTCGACGCGCAGAACAGGCACCTCGGGGTCGGGGGTGAGACCCGAGTGCCGTTGGACGTCGACCCAGGCACCGGTCGACTCTCGCGCCAGTCGTGCGATGTGTGGGCGCGACGACCGGTCCAGCAGCAGCAGCATCGAGGCACCGATGCCGATGAACAGGCCGGTCAGCGTGTCGAAGAACAGCACTCCTAGCAGCGCGGCGAGCGCGGCCAGGAAGTCCGCTCGTGCGGCCCAGCCGTAGTCGTGACCGAGGCGGCTGCTCCACACCTTGTACAGGCGCACGAGGGACGGGATGTTGACCAGGTCGACGACCGCTGCGATCACCACGGCCGCGAGCGTCGCCTCGGGCAAGTACTCGAACAGTCCGGTGAGGAAGAGCAGGGTGAGGACGGTGAGCGCGGCGACCGTGAGTCCGGACACCTGGGACTTCGCTCCGGCGCCGCCGTTCACGGCGGTCTTGGAAAGGCTGCCGTTGACCACCATGCCGGAGCTGAGCCCGGCGCCGAGATTCGCCGCTCCCAGGCCAAGGAGCTCGCGGTTGGCGTCGATGTCATAACCGGCCTTGGCCGCGTAGGTCTTGGCGGCGGCCAGGCCCTCGGCATAGCCGACGAGTAGGATCCCGATGGCCGGCGTGACCAGCTGCAGCCAGCTCATCGAGGAAGGCACCGACGGCAGTCCGATCTGCGGCAGTCCCGAGTCGATGTGGCCGACGATCTCGATGCCGTGCTTGTCCAGGTTGAACATCCATACCGCGGCGATGCTCACCAGGACCACGACCAGCGAGCCGGGTACCAGCGGGAGCCAGCGGCGCAGCACCAGGATGGCG encodes the following:
- a CDS encoding SulP family inorganic anion transporter — protein: MASEVATNRAPLFFGSLRGYKTSWLRPDLIAGLTVWAVLIPESLAYATIAGVPPVVGLYAAVPALVFYAALGSSRHLVVSPMSATAALSVSIVAGFAKGGTANFMHVTAALAVVTGVLGLLAGVARLGFLASFISGPVFKGFIVGLALTIIVGQLPALFGVPKGKGNFFEKLWHLLTHLSDTSLTTLTVGLVSLVAILVLRRWLPLVPGSLVVVLVSIAAVWMFNLDKHGIEIVGHIDSGLPQIGLPSVPSSMSWLQLVTPAIGILLVGYAEGLAAAKTYAAKAGYDIDANRELLGLGAANLGAGLSSGMVVNGSLSKTAVNGGAGAKSQVSGLTVAALTVLTLLFLTGLFEYLPEATLAAVVIAAVVDLVNIPSLVRLYKVWSSRLGHDYGWAARADFLAALAALLGVLFFDTLTGLFIGIGASMLLLLDRSSRPHIARLARESTGAWVDVQRHSGLTPDPEVPVLRVESGLFFANSHDVHETIRAAVGPSTRGVVVDAETAPFIDVTATDMLAQAAIELDRSSVRLAVAHPVGQIRDVVLSCAKENHTKIEVYPTIDLAIAALSAPTSPTNSD